Proteins encoded by one window of Mustela erminea isolate mMusErm1 chromosome 7, mMusErm1.Pri, whole genome shotgun sequence:
- the LOC116595757 gene encoding ubiquitin-conjugating enzyme E2 N-like, with protein MKSKNGRAARRIIKETQRLLAEPVPGIKAEPDESNARYFHVVIASPQDSPFEGGTFKLELFLPEEYPMAAPKVRFMTKIYHPNVDKLGRICLDILKDKWSPALQIRTVLLSIQALLSAPNPDDPLANDVAEQWKTSEAQAIETARAWTRLYAMNNI; from the coding sequence ATGGCCGGGCTGCCCGCAGGATTATCAAGGAAACCCAGCGTTTGCTGGCAGAACCAGTTCCTGGCATTAAAGCAGAACCAGATGAGAGCAATGCCCGTTATTTTCATGTGGTCATTGCTAGCCCTCAGGATTCCCCCTTTGAGGGAGGGACTTTTAAGCTTGAACTATTCCTACCAGAAGAATACCCGATGGCAGCCCCTAAAGTACGTTTCATGACCAAAATTTATCATCCTAATGTAGACAAGTTGGGAAGAATATGTTtagatattttgaaagataagTGGTCCCCAGCACTGCAGATCCGCACAGTTCTGCTATCGATCCAGGCTTTGTTAAGTGCCCCCAATCCGGATGATCCGTTAGCAAACGATGTAGCAGAGCAGTGGAAGACCAGCGAGGCCCAAGCCATAGAAACAGCTAGAGCATGGACTAGGCTGTATGccatgaataatatttaa